A window of Candidatus Izemoplasma sp. contains these coding sequences:
- the rplX gene encoding 50S ribosomal protein L24, which translates to MKIKKGDTVRVISGANLNREGKVLKVFPKTNKVIVEGVNIIKKHAKPTQNNPEGGIMEYEAPIHASNVMLVDGKNGPTRVGYKTITEKVKKEDVTRKVRYSKKSGEVLD; encoded by the coding sequence ATGAAAATTAAAAAAGGCGATACTGTTAGAGTTATTAGCGGTGCAAACCTCAATCGTGAGGGAAAAGTGTTAAAAGTTTTTCCAAAAACGAATAAAGTGATCGTTGAAGGTGTTAATATTATTAAAAAACATGCGAAACCTACTCAAAATAATCCAGAAGGTGGCATCATGGAATATGAAGCACCAATTCACGCATCAAATGTAATGCTTGTTGATGGTAAAAATGGACCAACACGTGTTGGTTATAAAACTATCACTGAGAAAGTTAAAAAAGAAGACGTCACACGTAAAGTAAGATATTCTAAAAAATCTGGTGAGGTATTAGACTAA
- the rplN gene encoding 50S ribosomal protein L14, which produces MIQQESRLKVADNSGAREVLAVKILGGTGRKYANVGDIITVTVKQATPGGMVKKGDVLRAVIVRTKKGVRRKDGSYIKFDDNAAVIVRDDKSPRGTRIFGPVARELREAGFMKIVSLAPEVL; this is translated from the coding sequence ATGATTCAACAAGAATCAAGATTAAAAGTAGCGGATAATTCTGGTGCTCGTGAAGTCTTAGCAGTTAAGATTTTAGGGGGAACAGGACGCAAATACGCCAACGTTGGCGATATTATAACAGTTACCGTAAAACAAGCAACTCCTGGTGGAATGGTTAAAAAAGGAGACGTTTTACGTGCTGTAATTGTACGTACGAAAAAAGGCGTTCGTCGTAAAGATGGAAGCTATATAAAATTCGATGATAATGCTGCTGTAATTGTTCGTGACGACAAGAGTCCACGCGGAACCCGTATTTTTGGACCAGTAGCACGTGAGTTACGTGAAGCAGGATTTATGAAAATTGTTTCACTAGCTCCAGAAGTATTATAG
- the rpsQ gene encoding 30S ribosomal protein S17 yields the protein MERNSRRVLTGMVVADQNDKTISVLVEIYKKHPLYGKRVKQSKKYTCHDELNKARVGDKVRIMETRPLSKTKRFRLLDVVETRS from the coding sequence ATGGAACGTAATAGTCGTAGAGTATTAACAGGAATGGTTGTCGCTGATCAAAACGATAAGACAATTTCTGTATTAGTTGAAATATACAAAAAACATCCATTATATGGAAAACGTGTTAAACAATCGAAAAAATACACTTGTCATGACGAACTCAACAAAGCAAGAGTTGGCGACAAAGTACGTATTATGGAAACACGTCCATTGTCAAAAACGAAAAGATTCCGTTTATTAGATGTTGTGGAAACACGCTCTTAA
- the rpmC gene encoding 50S ribosomal protein L29, protein MKANEIREWDTTQINEEISELKKELFDLRFQQATGQLENTARIGKVKKAIARMKTVLNERAK, encoded by the coding sequence ATGAAGGCTAATGAAATTAGAGAATGGGACACTACGCAAATCAATGAAGAAATATCTGAGTTGAAAAAGGAACTATTTGATCTTCGTTTTCAACAAGCGACAGGTCAACTTGAGAATACTGCTCGCATTGGAAAAGTAAAGAAAGCGATCGCTCGCATGAAAACTGTGCTTAACGAGCGCGCTAAATAG
- the rplP gene encoding 50S ribosomal protein L16, producing MLTPKRTKYRRPHRVSYEGRAKGGIEINFGDYGLKSLDGAWISSRQIESARIALTRFMKRQGKVWIRIFPHMAKTAKPLEVRMGSGKGAPDGFVAVVKRGTIMFEVGGVSEEIAREALRLASHKLPVRTKIVKRESGDSNEG from the coding sequence TCCGAAAAGAACGAAATATCGCCGTCCTCATCGTGTATCATATGAAGGTAGAGCAAAAGGTGGCATTGAAATAAATTTTGGTGATTACGGGTTAAAATCATTAGATGGTGCTTGGATAAGCAGCCGTCAAATTGAGTCAGCTCGTATCGCATTAACACGTTTTATGAAACGTCAAGGTAAAGTTTGGATTCGTATTTTCCCACATATGGCGAAAACAGCGAAACCATTAGAAGTTCGTATGGGTTCTGGTAAAGGAGCTCCTGACGGATTTGTAGCAGTAGTAAAACGTGGAACAATCATGTTCGAAGTTGGTGGTGTAAGTGAAGAAATCGCGCGTGAAGCATTGCGCTTAGCTTCTCACAAATTACCAGTAAGAACGAAAATTGTAAAACGAGAAAGTGGTGATTCTAATGAAGGCTAA